In a genomic window of Quercus lobata isolate SW786 chromosome 4, ValleyOak3.0 Primary Assembly, whole genome shotgun sequence:
- the LOC115985184 gene encoding uncharacterized protein LOC115985184 → MVKGKSKDAGNDVRIGWRDPMELKAFCDLCAALVLEGKRNSGFLRKEGVDTVIKQLGEMGKVLFECDTGLGYDPNIRRIEATDEWWTRKLKACLKASTICHKGLPNVGFMEIMFEGTVAIGENAWTPSGEIPKEFIEGFGDSTDSKEFVDPHCQPSTDVDPMEVEGQSSS, encoded by the exons ATGGTTAAGGGGAAATCGAAGGATGCTGGTAATGATGTGAGAATTGGGTGGAGAGATCCAATGGAACTAAAAgctttttgtgatttgtgtgcTGCTCTAGTTCTAGAAGGCAAGAGGAATAGTGGATTTTTGAGAAAGGAAGGGGTTGATACAGTGATTAAGCAATTGGGTGAAATGGGCAAAGTG CTTTTTGAGTGTGACACTGGGTTGGGTTATGATCCTAACATTAGGAGGATTGAGGCCACTGATGAGTGGTGGACCCGAAAGCTTAAG GCATGTCTCAAGGCATCAACCATTTGCCACAAAGGTTTGCCAAATGTTGGTTTTATGGAAATCATGTTTGAAGGCACGGTTGCAATAGGGGAAAATGCATGGACCCCAAGTGGTGAAATACCAAAGGAATTCATCGAAGGGTTTGGGGACTCCACTGATAGCAAAGAATTTGTTGACCCCCATTGTCAGCCCTCTACAGATGTTGACCCAATGGAGGTTGAAGGCCAATCATCGTCGTAG